The Brevundimonas sp. SORGH_AS_0993 genome segment TTGCGGTTGGCGGGGGTGTCGATGATGGACGGCAGGACGGCGTTGACCGTGACCTTGGTGGACTTCAACTCCTCGGCCAGGCTCTGGGTCAGGGCGTGCACCCCCGCCTTCGACGCCCCATAGGCGCCCATGCCAGCCCCGGCCTTCAGGGCGGCGGCCGAGCCGACGTTCACGATCCTTCCCTCGGGCGAAGCCTTCAGCGCGGGCAGGGCGGCTCGGCAGGCGTTCAGCGCGGTGGTCAGGTTCAGGGCGTACATCCGGTCCCAGGCGGGCGCCGCGTCGTCCGCCGTCTGCCAGACGAAGCCGCCGGCGATGTTCAACAGGGCGTCCAGCCGGCCGAACCGGGCGATCACGGCGTCCACCACCTCTCGCGCCTGAGCGGCGTCGGTCAGATCGACGCCCCCCAACTCCAGCACGCCGTCGGGAACTGCGTGGCCCTCGGCGTGATCGATGACGGCGACCTTCAGCCCGGCCTGCAGCGCGGCGTCCAGCACCGCCTGGCCCAGCGCGCCATGACCGCCCGTGATGGCGACGACTCGTTCCGTCATGTCCTTCTCCCTTGCTGGGGCGACTTAAATCGCGCCAGGCCGCCTGTCTCAACCCTGGGTCTCAGCTCTGGGCGAAGACCTTGGCCATCAGTCGCTCCAGCGCGACCTGATCCTCGGTGTCGAAGGCGGCCTTTTCCGTCGCATCGACGTCGAATACGGCGATCAGCCGGCCCTTGGAGTCCAGCACCGGCACGACGATCTCGCTGGCCGAGCGGCTGTCGCAGGCGATGTGGCCGGGAAAGGCGTGGACGTCCTGGACGATCTGCGTCTGTCGCGTCGCGGCGGCGGTCCCGCAGACCCCGCGTCCGAAGGCGATGCGCAAACATCCCAATGTGCCCTGATAGGGGCCGACCACCAGTTCGTCCGCCTTGTCCGGCGCCACGACATAAAAGCCGGTCCAGAAATAAGGATCGAAGGCGTTCGCCAGCATGGAGGCCACGGTCGCCATCCGCGCCGTCAGGTTCGGCTCGCCCTCCAGCACGGCCAGGATTTCCGCCTCGACCTCGGCGTAGCGGGCGGCCTTGTCGGCGGGGCGGTCGGTGCGGGCGACATAGGCCATGGCGGCTCCTTCATTCAGCGCCGCCCATATAGGTAGCGTTTTCCGCCAAGGGGAGCCCCCGGCCGCATCCCCTCGATCAGGGAACCACTCCCGTCTGCGGCCCGATTCCGTCGCCCTTGGCGTCGTAATTCGGCAGAACGCCGTCCCGCTCGGCGCGCGCCTCCAGCTCATCCGCTTCCTCTTGGACGTGCCTGATCTCTTCGGGCGTAGGGATGTGGGGGTCGGTCATCGGGGGGCTCCATCTCGTCCCCGAAAAACCACCGACCTGCTGCGCTGTTCCGCCCAGGTCAAAGCTTTTCGTCGAGCGGAGGGTGGTAGGCCCGGAGGGACTCGAACCCCCAACCAGACCGTTATGAGCGGTCGGCTCTAACCATTGAGCTACAGGCCCCCAGGCGTTCAGCCGGTGGAAGGCACCGCCTAGCAGGGGCGGGGCGGGCTTGCCAAGCGCCACATGGGGGTCGCACGGCTTTCGGCGAATTCACAAAGATGAACGGAAACCGACATCGGGCGGTGGCGTTCATTCAGGCTCCAAAGGCCAAGGTTGCGGCCATGGATCGGCGAACGCGCCGTTCAGGACGAACACGGAGATTCCCACACTATGAACCGCTTGATGAAAACCTCTTCGCTGAAAGCCCTGGCGCTGGGCGGGGCCCTGTCCGCCGCCATGGCCCTGTCCGCCGTCGCCACCCCGTCCGCCGCCCAGACGGCGACACAGCCCGGAGCCGTCCAGATCATGCAGACCGCCCCCGCCCTGAATCTGTCGGCCTATGGCGAGGTCAAGGTGGCGCCCGACATGGCGACCATCAACTTCGGGGTGCAGACCGAGGCGCCAACCGCCGCGGCCGCCATGCGCGACAATGCTGCGCGCATGACCCAGGTGATGCAGGCCCTACGCCGTGCGGGCGTCGCCGAACGCGACATCCAGACCTCGGGCCTGAACCTGCAAGCCCAGTACGACTATCAGGAAAACCAGCCGCCCAAGCTGCGCGGCTATCAGGCCACGAACCGGGTTTCGGT includes the following:
- a CDS encoding SDR family NAD(P)-dependent oxidoreductase, which produces MTERVVAITGGHGALGQAVLDAALQAGLKVAVIDHAEGHAVPDGVLELGGVDLTDAAQAREVVDAVIARFGRLDALLNIAGGFVWQTADDAAPAWDRMYALNLTTALNACRAALPALKASPEGRIVNVGSAAALKAGAGMGAYGASKAGVHALTQSLAEELKSTKVTVNAVLPSIIDTPANRKEMTDADPAAWVAPADLAQVILFLASPESRAMTGALVPVTGRV
- a CDS encoding GAF domain-containing protein, whose product is MAYVARTDRPADKAARYAEVEAEILAVLEGEPNLTARMATVASMLANAFDPYFWTGFYVVAPDKADELVVGPYQGTLGCLRIAFGRGVCGTAAATRQTQIVQDVHAFPGHIACDSRSASEIVVPVLDSKGRLIAVFDVDATEKAAFDTEDQVALERLMAKVFAQS
- a CDS encoding SIMPL domain-containing protein yields the protein MKTSSLKALALGGALSAAMALSAVATPSAAQTATQPGAVQIMQTAPALNLSAYGEVKVAPDMATINFGVQTEAPTAAAAMRDNAARMTQVMQALRRAGVAERDIQTSGLNLQAQYDYQENQPPKLRGYQATNRVSVRINDLSKVGTTADAVVAAGVNQIDGISFGLKDPSAAENEARELAVRALQSKAQLYARALGVQLGGVRSLSEGGGYTPPSPPMPVAMFARAQVADSTSVSAGEMSVRIDVNGVYDIVR